One Burkholderia sp. 9120 genomic window, CCGTTTCGCGCGTCGGTGCCGACCGTCGAACTGACGCTGGATCGCGCCAAGGCCGAATCGTTGCAAGTGCCGGTCGGCAATGTGTTCGATCTGCTGGAGGACTATGTCGGTTCCAGCTACGTGAACCAGTTCACGACCTTCAACCATACGTTCCCCGTGTTCGTGCAGGCCGACGGCGCGTTCCGTCGCGACACCGACGACATTCGCCGTTTGCAGATTCGCAGCAATAGCGGCCATATGGTCGAACTGGGCACGTTCATCGACGCGCACACGAGCGTCGGCCCGGCTGTCGCGACGCTCTACAACCTCGCGCCGGCCGCGGCGATCAACGGCAATCCGGCGAACGGCTACAGCACCGGCGACGCGATCGCGGCGTTCGAACAGGAAGCCGCGCGGATTCTGCCGGCCGGCGTCGGCTACGAATGGACCGCCATGTCGTATCAGGAGAAGCTGGTCGGCAACTCGGCCTACTGGGTGTTCGCCGTGGGCGTGTTGCTGGTGTTCTGCGTGCTGGCCGCGCAGTACGAAAGCTGGCTGCTGCCGGTCGCGGTGGTGCTGGCCGTGCCGCTCGCATTGCTCGGCACGGCGGGCACGCTGGCGTTGCTCGGCGCCGCCAACAACCTGTACACGCAGATCGGCCTCGTGCTGCTGATCGCGTTGTCGGCGAAGAACGCGATTCTGATCGTGGAGTTCGCGCGGCATTTGCGCGCGCAGGGCGTGGGCATTGCGGAGGCCGCGGTGGAAGCGGCGCGTTTGCGGTTCCGGCCGATCATGATGACCTCGTTCGCCTTCATTCTCGGCGTGGTGCCGCTCGTGATCGCCACCGGCGCGAGTGCGAGCGCGCGCCGTTCGCTCGGGATTGCGGTATTTTCGGGGATGCTCGCCTCCACCTGTATCGCCGTGCTGTTCATCCCGTCGTTCTACGTGCTGTTGCAGCGCCTGGCCGAACGGCACGCGGCGCGTCAAACGCCGCCCGACGCTTAAATCAAGGAGCTTTCGCATGGATCGCCCCGCCAAAATCATCGTGCTCGACGACGAAGTCGAATTGCGCAACATGCTGCAGCGCTTTCTGCGCGGCCACGGTTTCGACGTGCGCGTCGCGGAAGACGGCAAGCGGCTCGATCGTTATCTGGAGCGTGAGCCGTTCGACCTGCTCGTGCTCGATCTGATGATCGGCGACGAAAACGGCCTCGAAATCTGCGCGCGTCTGCGTGAACAGGGGCAGACCTTGCCGATCCTGATGCTGACCGCGAAGGGCGATCCGCTCGACCGCGTGGTCGGCCTCGAAACCGGCGCCGACGACTACCTCGCCAAACCGTTCCTGCCGCGCGAACTGGTGGCGCGTATCAATGCGCTGTTGAGGCGCCAGAAGATGGCGTCCGGCGAAGTCACCGTGACCTCGCAGTCCGTGCGTTTCGGCGATTTCACGCTCGACGTCGGCAAGCAGCAACTGTCGCGCGCGGGCGCGCTGCTGGAGATTCATTCGGCGCAGATGCTGTTGCTGGTTGCGCTGGCGTCGTCGCCGAACCGGCCGGTGAGCCGTGACAATCTGCTGGCGCGCGCACGCGGCCGCGAGCACGACGCGCTCGACCGCAGCATCGACGTGCAGGTGCTGCGGCTGCGGCAGATCGTCGAGGACGATCCGTCCAAACCGCGCTTCATCAAGACGGTGTGGGGCATCGGCTACATGCTGGCCGCGGACGTCGACTCATGACGCGCCCGGAGCCGGACGGGACGCAAAAACACGCTGTGCAAGGCGGCGTGGAAGTAGGGGGGCAAGCCGCGCCAGGCGGCGTGCTACGAGCGCTACTGCCCAGAACGCTGCTTGCGCGCAACATCGTGTTGCTGATCGTGCTGGTGATGCTGAGCCAGGCCTGCGCGCTCGGCGTGTTGCTGCATTACGTGCAGCGGCCGCGGGTCGAACGCGCGGCCGCCGTTTTCGCGACCTATGTGACGACGCTCGACAACCTGCTCGCCGCCACGCCGCCCAGCGCGCGCGCCACGCTGACCGCGCGGCTCGACGCTCGTACGCAACTGCCCGACGACGCCACTGAGGCGCAGCCAACCAATCTGCTACGCGCCTATCGCATCTATCAGCGCGACGTGTTTCTCGACAGCTTGCGCGCGCATTTACCTGCCGACATGCCGGCGCGCTGGCAGTCGGTCGGCGGTCAGCGCCTGTGGATTCGCATGCATGCGCCGGCCGATGCGCCGCAAACGCCGTACTGGATCGCCCTGCCGATTCCCGAAGACGCGCAGGGCAACGGACTCGACGCCGCGATCCTGCTGTCGCTCGGTCTGGGCGCGTTGGCGGCGTTGACGGGCTACCTGATCCAGCGCCACCTCAACCAGCCGCTCCAGCAACTAACGCGGGCGGCGCGCCGCGTGAGCGCCGGCGAGACACCCGCGCCGCTGCCCACCGACGGCCCGACCGAAATCGCCACGGTGAGTCATGCTTTCAATCAGATGACGCAGGCGTTGCAGCAGGCCGAGGCAACCCGCGCGCTGATGCTGGCCGGTATCTCGCACGACATCCGCACGCCGCTGACCAAACTGCGCCTCGCGATGGCCATGGCGATGCCGCACGGCAGCGACAGCAGTTTCGTGGTCGCCGCCGAGTCGTACCTCGACCAGATCGAAACGATCCTGCAGCAGTTCATGGATTACGCGGGCAGCGGCGAACGCGAGGCCGCGGAGCCCGGCGATCTGAACGCGCTGATCGAACGCCTCGCGGGCGATTTCGCGGGGCTGGGGCATGAGTTCGCGTTGTCGCTCGCGGTGCTACCGGCTCTCGCATACCGGCCGATCAGCATGATGCGGCTGCTGATGAACCTGATGCAGAACGCGATCGTATATGGGGGAACGGGGCTCGCGGTGCGCAGCTGGACGACGCCGGAGGCGGTGTATGTCGCGGTCGGCGATCGCGGCAAAGGCTTGTCGGCGCAGGAACTGGAGCAACTTAAGGCGCCGTTTCAGCGCGGCAGCAATGCGCGCGCGCATAGTGGCGGCACGGGGCTGGGACTGGCGATCGTCGAGCGGATCGCGCGGCTGCATCACGGCAGCCTGCAGTTTCATGCGCGCGAGGGCGGTGGGCTGGAGGTGTGGGTGGTGTTGCCCGTTGTGTTGGCCGCCGGGTTGCCCGTCGTGCCGCCGCTCGCGTAGTGGATTGTGCTTAGACCCGATCCAGCCAGGCATCCAGCCCGACCCGGAACGCCACGCCCGCGATAACCGGCACGGTGAGCATGAGGATGATGCCGAAGTTCGGAATCTCGTCGCCATACGTAATGGGACCGTAAAGAACGACACCCGCGACGATCGCGAACACCACGACGCCGACGGCGACCATCAGAAGATTGCGCGCCGGCACCGGCAGCGCCTTGCGTTTCGCCTTGCCCGGCGTGGCGTGGGCGGTGGGAGCTTCGTCGTGTTGGGCAGGCATGATGATTCTCGTGGCTGGAAAAGGCGACGTGAGGAGCGGCGGCGAACCGGACTCCGCTAAG contains:
- a CDS encoding ATP-binding protein, which produces MLSQACALGVLLHYVQRPRVERAAAVFATYVTTLDNLLAATPPSARATLTARLDARTQLPDDATEAQPTNLLRAYRIYQRDVFLDSLRAHLPADMPARWQSVGGQRLWIRMHAPADAPQTPYWIALPIPEDAQGNGLDAAILLSLGLGALAALTGYLIQRHLNQPLQQLTRAARRVSAGETPAPLPTDGPTEIATVSHAFNQMTQALQQAEATRALMLAGISHDIRTPLTKLRLAMAMAMPHGSDSSFVVAAESYLDQIETILQQFMDYAGSGEREAAEPGDLNALIERLAGDFAGLGHEFALSLAVLPALAYRPISMMRLLMNLMQNAIVYGGTGLAVRSWTTPEAVYVAVGDRGKGLSAQELEQLKAPFQRGSNARAHSGGTGLGLAIVERIARLHHGSLQFHAREGGGLEVWVVLPVVLAAGLPVVPPLA
- a CDS encoding response regulator — encoded protein: MDRPAKIIVLDDEVELRNMLQRFLRGHGFDVRVAEDGKRLDRYLEREPFDLLVLDLMIGDENGLEICARLREQGQTLPILMLTAKGDPLDRVVGLETGADDYLAKPFLPRELVARINALLRRQKMASGEVTVTSQSVRFGDFTLDVGKQQLSRAGALLEIHSAQMLLLVALASSPNRPVSRDNLLARARGREHDALDRSIDVQVLRLRQIVEDDPSKPRFIKTVWGIGYMLAADVDS